A genomic window from Atribacterota bacterium includes:
- a CDS encoding endonuclease Q family protein, producing the protein MREKEQNHYFVDLHVHIGRNENNLPVKVTASRDLTFANIARECQIRKGIDIVGIVDCASPRVIEDIEAMIHSGAMEELQDGGLRYRNTVTVILGSEIETKEINGGLSHQIAYFPYFADIREFSKRMSKMVTNLNLSSQNSRMTAQDFFNMVNSLGGIVIPAHAFTPYKSVFGSCAAHLKEIFISSTLKKIPAIELGLSSDTFLADYLIELSDFTFLTNSDAHSLPKIGREYNIIQMEQPTFKELLMALRRESDRKVIANYGLDPKLGKYHRTFCDECNTTANGLPPIFYCEKCGSQRVTKGVLDRIMEISNNRNTVSPSHRPPYYHQVALDFVPGIGKKTREKLFSYFGTEMNILHKATLQELSQIVGFKIATDILLARKGELSLIPGGGGQYGKVNKTNVKEDFSGSLF; encoded by the coding sequence ATGAGAGAAAAAGAACAGAATCACTATTTTGTGGACTTACATGTTCATATCGGGAGAAATGAGAATAATTTACCGGTTAAGGTAACTGCATCTCGAGATTTAACTTTTGCCAATATTGCCAGAGAATGCCAGATTAGAAAAGGAATTGATATTGTCGGTATTGTAGATTGCGCTTCTCCCCGGGTCATCGAAGATATCGAAGCTATGATACATTCAGGAGCAATGGAAGAATTGCAGGATGGAGGATTGCGTTATCGGAATACAGTAACAGTTATTTTAGGCTCAGAGATAGAAACTAAAGAAATTAATGGAGGTTTGTCTCATCAGATTGCTTATTTCCCATACTTTGCTGATATACGTGAATTCAGTAAAAGAATGAGCAAGATGGTAACTAATTTAAATTTAAGTTCTCAGAATAGCAGAATGACTGCTCAGGATTTTTTTAATATGGTGAACAGTTTAGGTGGCATAGTTATTCCTGCCCATGCTTTTACTCCTTATAAGAGTGTTTTTGGTAGTTGTGCTGCTCATTTGAAGGAAATTTTTATTTCCTCAACTTTAAAAAAAATACCGGCTATTGAATTGGGACTGAGCTCAGATACTTTTCTCGCTGATTACTTAATCGAACTATCTGATTTTACCTTCTTAACCAATTCTGATGCCCATTCTCTGCCTAAGATTGGTCGGGAATATAATATAATACAAATGGAACAGCCGACTTTTAAAGAATTGTTGATGGCTTTAAGGAGAGAATCGGATAGAAAGGTAATAGCAAATTATGGTCTTGATCCTAAACTGGGGAAATATCACCGCACTTTTTGTGATGAATGTAATACTACTGCCAATGGCTTACCACCGATATTTTATTGTGAAAAATGTGGTAGCCAAAGAGTCACTAAAGGTGTACTGGATAGAATTATGGAAATAAGTAATAATCGTAATACAGTATCACCATCACATAGACCACCATATTATCATCAGGTTGCTCTTGATTTTGTTCCAGGAATTGGTAAAAAAACCAGGGAAAAGTTATTTAGCTATTTTGGGACAGAGATGAATATTCTTCATAAGGCTACTCTGCAGGAATTAAGTCAGATTGTTGGTTTTAAAATTGCTACAGATATTTTATTAGCTCGAAAAGGTGAATTATCACTAATCCCTGGTGGTGGTGGACAATACGGAAAAGTGAATAAAACAAATGTAAAGGAAGATTTTTCAGGTAGCCTGTTTTAA